The following are encoded in a window of Pecten maximus chromosome 17, xPecMax1.1, whole genome shotgun sequence genomic DNA:
- the LOC117315522 gene encoding uncharacterized protein LOC117315522, which translates to MRRARLIKARAAGCALAVLVILHFLDWKIFNSHGTSPTSRPQQTEIINKGRGKNVNKNLTFVFDDKKRQEIEKFMEYLKPVKFDEMPWNTPFDLDLRVIVITFDRASSVERLLTSLNNANYLGDKVAIDVWIDRSKSGVIHEETYKKVKTVFVQTW; encoded by the exons ATGAGACGTGCTAGGCTGATCAAGGCCAGGGCGGCTGGTTGTGCTTTAGCAGTTTTGGTTATCTTACACTTTCTAGACTGGAAGATCTTCAACTCTCACGGAACATCACCAACCTCTCGG CCACAACAAACCGAAATTATCAACAAAGGGCGTGgtaaaaatgtcaacaaaaatCTTACTTTTGTATTCGATGACAAGAAACGACAAGAAATCGAAAAATTCATGGAATATTTAAAACCTGTAAAGTTTGATGAGATGCCATGGAACACGCCATTTGACCTTGATCTTCGCGTGATCGTAATTACTTTTGACCGTGCTAGCTCTGTTGAAAGGTTGTTGACATCTTTAAACAACGCTAATTATTTAGGTGACAAGGTAGCTATTGATGTCTGGATAGATCGATCCAAATCTGGTGTCATTCACGAGGAAACATACAAAAAGGTGAAAACAGTTTTTGTTCAAACATGGTGA
- the LOC117315236 gene encoding uncharacterized protein LOC117315236 encodes NAVGTAYTKVLIWLIAVVVTLQFVDYDWNILNFSRSQPSLPKLQVVSKLTKVKTELKVPKVNKVLQTNETSVKFIDLPLSAPHDLDLRVIVITYNRANSVVRLLESLNNADYLGDKVAIDVWIDRSKSGVIHEETYAKAKQFKFNHGIINVHNQTGHAGIYGQWMKTWNPPSDSKEIAVILEDDLTVSKYFYKWLKNVHAKYDSLPYINGYALQGYSMKHGGAAGQLRAPDENIVFMYPILGTWGFSPNRENWIKYVKWFDSMSKVNNFKPTVSGILPTLWYNNFIKQGKTGGMWSMWHIYHAWKFKEQTIYPNLPGKSGLTINWKESGLHYSKSQTVTKNKDPILTVWDKKFDNLPDVPVHLNVNGKVCPREQYL; translated from the exons AATGCGGTGGGGACGGCATACACAAAGGTTCTGATCTGGCTCATCGCTGTCGTGGTTACCCTACAGTTTGTGGACTATGATTGGAATATCCTCAACTTTTCACGTAGTCAGCCATCTTTACCAAAGCTGCAAGTTGTTTCAAAGTTGACCAAG GTGAAGACAGAGCTGAAAGTTCCAAAGGTCAACAAAGTTTTACAAACTAATGAAACATCTGTAAAATTTATTGATCTACCTTTGAGTGCAccacatgaccttgaccttcgtgTGATCGTAATTACCTATAACCGTGCCAATTCTGTTGTAAGATTATTGGAATCCTTAAACAATGCTGACTATTTAGGTGACAAGGTAGCTATTGATGTCTGGATTGATCGATCCAAATCTGGTGTCATCCATGAAGAAACCTACGCAAAGGCAAAACAGTTTAAATTCAATCATGGCATTATTAACGTCCATAACCAGACGGGGCATGCTGGGATATACGGTCAGTGGATGAAGACGTGGAATCCGCCGTCAGACAGCAAGGAAATTGCTGTTATATTGGAAGACGATTTAACAGTGTCAAAATATTTCTACAAATGGCTGAAAAATGTTCACGCAAAATACGATTCACTTCCATATATCAATGGTTATGCGCTGCAGGGTTACAGCATGAAACATGGTGGAGCTGCGGGACAGCTTCGTGCTCCAGATGAAAACATTGTCTTCATGTACCCGATTCTTGGTACATGGGGATTCTCACCAAATAGAGAAAATTGGATAAAATATGTGAAATGGTTTGATAGTATGTCAAAAGTAAATAATTTTAAACCAACAGTTTCAGGTATTCTGCCAACATTGTGGTATAATAACTTCATAAAGCAGGGAAAAACTGGTGGGATGTGGTCCATGTGGCATATCTACCATGCTTGGAAGTTTAAGGAACAGACCATATACCCTAATCTTCCAGGGAAATCCGGACTTACTATCAACTGGAAGGAATCTGGTCTCCATTACTCTAAATCACAAACCGTCACGAAGAACAAGGATCCAATCCTGACCGTTTGGGAtaaaaaatttgacaatttgCCTGATGTGCCGGTTCACCTCAATGTTAATGGTAAAGTTTGTCCCCGGGAACAGTATCTGTAG